A stretch of the Solanum dulcamara chromosome 6, daSolDulc1.2, whole genome shotgun sequence genome encodes the following:
- the LOC129892392 gene encoding organ-specific protein S2-like: MNCTPFEDMTSRVALVLLISLALYASSTDARRDPGEYWRIVMQNEPMPVAIERLMPRYDVPYEPRPTATSYHDNEASFKEEKTFESRPTATSYRDNEASLKEEKSFEPRQIATSYRDNKTSLKEEFFFETRPTATSYRNNEVSLKEEFFFESRPTATSYRHNEASLKEEKSFEPRPTATSYRNNEVRLKEDFFFESRPTATSYRDNEASLKEQKFFEPRQNATLYPDNKTSLKEEKYFEPRPTATSYRDNEVSLKEENFYESRPTATSYHDNEASLKEEKSFEPRPTATSYRESEASLKEEISFEPRPTLFANYHDDAGLK, translated from the exons ATGAATTGTACCCCTTTTGAAGACATGACATCACGTGTTGCTCTTGTCCTGCTCATTTCACTTGCTCTG TATGCAAGCAGCACAGATGCAAGAAGAGACCCTGGAGAATATTGGAGAATTGTGATGCAAAATGAGCCCATGCCCGTGGCCATCGAGCGTCTTATGCCTCGGTATGACGTTCCTTATGAGCCAAGGCCAACCGCAACTTCATATCATGATAATGAAGCTAGTTTTAAAGAagaaaagacttttgaatcaaGGCCAACTGCAACTTCATACCGTGATAATGAAGCTAGTCTTAAAGAAGAAAAGTCTTTTGAACCAAGGCAAATTGCAACTTCATACCGTGATAATAAAACTAGTCttaaagaagaatttttttttgaaacaagGCCAACTGCAACTTCATACCGTAATAATGAAGTTAGTCttaaagaagaatttttttttgagtcaaGGCCAACTGCAACTTCATATCGTCACAATGAAGCTAGTCTTAAAGAAGAAAAGTCTTTTGAACCAAGACCAACTGCAACTTCATACCGTAATAATGAAGTTAGGCttaaagaagattttttttttgagtcaaGGCCAACTGCAACTTCATATCGTGATAATGAAGCCAGTCTAAAAGAGCAAAAATTTTTTGAACCAAGGCAAAATGCAACTTTATATCCTGATAATAAAACTAGtcttaaagaagaaaaatattttgaaccaAGGCCAACTGCAACTTCATACCGTGATAATGAAGTTAGTCTTAAAGAAGAAAATTTTTATGAGTCAAGGCCAACTGCAACTTCATACCATGACAATGAAGCTAGTCTTAAAGAAGAAAAGTCTTTTGAACCAAGACCAACTGCAACTTCATACCGTGAAAGTGAAGCTAGTCTTAAAGAAGAAATATCTTTTGAACCAAGGCCGACTCTATTTGCTAACTATCATGATGATGCTGGTctcaaataa